The DNA sequence CTCCGGTTTCCGAAAGCCGTCTACACCAACGACGAATATTTTGAAGCTGCGGCGGAGTTGTCGAATTACAGTGCGGAAGACCTTGAAAACCTGCGTGCAGAATGGAAAGTTACCGGGAGGGAAGGTGCAATTATCGCAACGGGTAAATTCGAGGCAGCCACCATTCCTGCGGGGTCGCTGGCTTCGCTCGGAACCATACGTACGCCGCTGGCCGGGCTCAGGGAAGCTGCCAAATTGAACGTAACCATTACTATTCCCGGTACGGACTATAGAAATGAATGGCCCATTTGGGTATATCCCGCTTCTCTTTCCGATAGAACAAAACCGGGAGACTTATCCGAGGTGGTCTTTACCCGTTCGGCCACTGAAGCGCTGAAGTTACTCGCCGAAGGCAGGAAGGTGCTGCTGAACCCGGATACTTCGCAGCTGAAAGGCGTGGACGGCCGCTTCACCCAGGTATTCTGGAGTCCGGTGCATTTTCCAAATCAGCCGGGGACAATGGGTTTGCTTTGCGATCCGGAACATCCCGCGCTGGCGGATTTTCCCACTGACTTTCATACCAACTGGCAATGGTGGGACCTGGTCATGCACTCCAAAAGCATGGTCATTGATTCTCTTCCGCCTGCTGAGCCGCTGGTACGCGTAATCGATAATTTTTTCAAAAACCGGAAAATGGCCCTGGTGCTGGAGGCAAAAGTAGGGAAAGGCCGGCTGGTGATTTGTTCCGCAGACATCAGCAGCGACCTTGAAAACCGGCCAGCCGCCCGGCAATTGCGATACAGCCTGCTGACTTACATGAAGGGCGGCTCGTTCCGGCCGGAAACCGTACTCGAAAAGGAAGACGTCCGCTCCTTAGTTAAGAGTGAGGCAACCAGCCTTATTTTGAAACTTGATGAGACCCGCCAAACCATTCATAGTTTCGGGGCATCGGACTGCTGGACGGCAAAATTTATCGGAACCTGGGCCGATGAAGAAAAGAAAAACCGCATCGCCGACCTGCTCTTTAGCATGGATACCCTGGACAGTGGCAGTCCCGAAGGGATTGGCCTTTCCCTTTGGCGGTTCAATATCGGAGCGGGAAGTTTTGAACAGGGTGTTGCTTCAGGTATCCGGACCGATTGGCGGCGGGAAGAAAGTTTTTTAAACCCGGACGGCTCTTATGACTGGGAGAAACAGCAAGGGCAGCAATGGTTCCTGGAAGCCGCCCGCGAGCGTGGGGTAAAATACTCCCTTGGCTTTTCCATTGCTCCCCCGGTATCGATGGCGCAAAACGGAAAGGCATTCAGCCCGGGCGGGAATTCTTTAAATCTCCAAACCGGAAAGCTGGATGATCTCGCGGCTTTCCTTGCGAAAGTAGCCGGACATTTTCGCTTCGATTATTTAAGCCCTGTGAACGAACCCCAATGGGACTGGGCCGCCAAAGGTAATGGAGCCAGCCAGGAGGGCAGCCCGGCGAAGAACAGTGAAATAAGCCGGCTGGTGAAATTGTTATCGAAGGAAATAGCCTCCGCCGGAGGGAAGACCGAAGTCGTTGTGGGCGAAGCGGGCCAGTGGAATTACCTCTACGAAAGAAACAAGGACGGGCGTGGTGACCAGGTACGGGAATTCTTTTCTCCCGCGTCGCCCAATTATATCGGAGGCTTGCCCAATGTCCTGAACGTGATCTCAGGGCACAGTTACTGGACCACTTGCCCGGATTCGACGCTGACCGGGGTACGACAGCAGGTGGCACAGGCAGTGGCTTCGGTTGAGCCGGCGCCGGCCGTATGGCAAACCGAATTCGGCATACTGGGAAATATCTGCGATCAGTACAGCGGTTCACCAAGAAATACCAGCATTGATTACGGGCTGTACGTGGCAAAAGTTATTCACCACGACCTTACGGTGGCGGAAGTTTCCTCCTGGCAGTGGTGGCTGGCGATGAGTCCTTACGATTACAGCGATGCTCTTGTATATATCAACGATCCGCAGGGAACTATAAACCCGGACAATGCAAAGGAAGACGGGAGGGTACTTGAGTCAAAACAATTATGGGCCATGGGTAATTTTTCAAGATTTATCCGCCCGGGCATGCAGCGGGTGGAAGCTTCTCTTTCTGAACAGCCTTCTTCCGGCGCGGCAGCAGGCAGCTTAATGGTTTCCGCCTATAAAGATACTTCCGCGAGAAAGCTGGTGATCGTTATTATCAATGAAGGCACGTCTGAAAGGAAGCTTAGCCGGCCGGAAACGCTCCGGTCCGGCGCGCTCCGGGTATTCACCACTGATGCCAGGCGGAACCTGGAAAAATCGGTGATTACCGGCGATCATTTTACCGTAGGTCCGCGTTCGGTGACCACCCTCTTAGCAACATATTGATGTATATGAATAAGATAAGCCCCCTGGTTTTGGTTTTATTGCTGGCCGGCCTTTCTGCCGGCGGGCAGCTTCAGGCAGTTTCCCCGGAGGTTATTCCCGGTTCGGGCATACACCCGGATTCCGCCGCCGGTGCTGGCAGTTACCTGGATTCCGTTAAAGCTGAATTACAAAAGCAATGGCCCCATAACCGGACCATTAATCTTGTTTTTCACGGGCATTCCGTGCCATCCGGCTACTTCAAAACACCGGAGGTCAGGACCTTTGACGCTTATCCTTACCTGGTGTTGAAAGAGCTGAAATCCCTTTATCCAAATGCGGTGATCAATGTAATTGTCACCGCTATCGGCGGAGAAAACTCAGTACAGGGGGCAAAAAGGTTCCGGGACGAAGTGCTTTCGCACCGGCCGGATGTGCTGTTCATTGATTACGCCCTGAACGACCGGGGGCCCGGAATTGAAAAGAGCAGGGCCGCCTGGGAGGAAATGATAGCCCGGGCTTTGGAAAACGATGTAAAAGTTATCCTGCTGACGCCTTCTCCCGATTTGCGGGTGGACATCGGTCAGGCGGGGAATGAGCTGGAAAAGTTTACCGGCATGATCCGGGAGCTGGCGAAAAAGCATCGCGTCGGACTGGCGGATAGTTACGGGCAATTCAGGCGTGCTGCGCTTGCGGGAAAGGACCTGGAGGAATTTATGTCCCAGGTGAACCACCCTAATAGGAAAGGGCATGAACTTATTGCGGCGGAGATCATGGAATATTTTAAATAAAAGGACTGCGTCACCGGCGGCGAAGCCCGGGACGAAAAAAACCACAGTACAATGAAAAAGCAATTAATGAAGGTACGGAAAGCGGCAGGTATGGCATGCCTGCTGCTGGTACTCCTGGTGCAGGCGGCCTTCGGGCAGGTATTGCCAGCCGTCAGCGGAACGGTGGCGGACAGCAGCGGGGCGCCGCTGCCCGGTGTGAGCGTATTGGTCAAGGGCACGCAAAACGGCGCTTCTACCAATGCCGATGGTAGCTTTTCCCTTCAGAACGTGGCAGGGGGTGCCACCCTGGTGTTTTCTTTTATCGGTTACCAGGCGCAGGAGGTCCCGGTCAACGGCCGGGAAGTGATCAATGTCACGCTGCAGCAGGACCTGCAGGCGCTTGATGAAGTAGTGGTGGTGGGTTACGGAACGGTAAAGAAGAGCGACCTTACCGGGGCGGTAGCTTCCGTAAAAGCGGAAGAACTGGCTACCGAAGGTCTGAATACTGTCGCCAAGGCGCTGCAGGGTAAAGTGGCCGGGGTAACGATCGAATCAGCAGGAGGCGATCCCGGAATGGGAACCCGTATTATGATCCGCGGCGTGGGTTCCCTGAATAATAATAATCCTTTGTACCTGGTTGACGGCGTGCCTGTCCCGGACATCAATAATATATCGCCGAATGATATTGCTTCCATCGAAGTGCTGAAGGACGCTTCCGCCGCCGCCATTTACGGCTCCCGGGCAGCGAACGGCGTGGTGCTGATCACGACCAAGTCGGGCGAGGCGGGAAAAACGCAGGTCATATTCAATGCCAATGCCGGGGTACAGCGGCTGGCGAAGAAAATAGATGTGCTGAATGCGCAGGAATGGGCCAGCGTAAGCAATGCGGCACACGATGCGGCGGGGCTTCCGCGCCTGGAGATTGCCGAAGATCCGGCCCTGCTGGAAAGCGGCCTTGACTGGCAGGACGAGGTCTATCGCACGGCGCCGGTACAGAATTATGAGCTTAGCATTACCGGGGGAAATAAAGGCAGCCAGTACAGCGTGTCGGGCGGCTATTTCAACCAACGGGGCTTAGTGAAGGTGACCGGTTATGAGCGGCTGAACCTTCGCGTGAAATCGGAAACCACCAAGGGCCGTTTTCGATTTGGGGAAACCTTACTGCTTTCGCAGGAAAGCTGGACAAAGATGCCCGGCGGATGGGGCGGGCAGGGCGGCAACCCGGTAGGCTCCGCTGTTAAAATGATCCCGGTGTTCGATATTTACGATACTACCGCCGTGGGCGGCTTCGCAGGGGCCTACGGCCCGGTACTGAACGTGGCCAACCCCCTTGCACAGCTTCACCTGGAAGATATCAGGAACCGCTCAACCGACATTGTCCTCAATTTTTTCGGGGAAGTGGAACTGCTGCCCGGGCTGAGTTATAAGCTGAACCTTGGTTATAATAATACTCACGGCTACGATTATGATTACGAGCGCCGTTACCAGGTGGGAACGCTGTTCACCCACCAGACCAATGACCTGAGCGAGGACCGCAGTCACCGCCGCTTGCTCATGCTGGAGAATACCTTGAATTTTACCCGGGAATTCGGAAAGCACAGCCTGCAGGCCCTCGCCGGTTATACCATGCAGCAAAACCGCCTGAGAACCCTGTGGGGATCTGCCATTGACCTCCCTGACGGCATCAAAGTCCTGGACGCGGCGGCAAGCAATCCGGCCACCGGCGGGAACCTTTACGAAAGCGCCCTGCTTTCGATGCTGGGCCGTGTGGTATATTCCTACGACAGCCGCTACCTGCTGACCGCCAGTTTCCGGAGGGATGGTTCTTCCCGCTTCGGCGATGAAAACCGCTATGGGAATTTCCCTTCGATTGCCCTGGGCTGGAATATTTCCAATGAAACGTTCTTCGATTCTTTCAGCCAGGCGATCAACCGGCTGAAACTCCGGGGAAGTTACGGGGTGCTGGGAAACCAGGAGATCGGGGATTACCTGTATAGCGCCGCCATTGCTTCCAATATTAATTATGTCACGGGCGCCGATCAGCATAAGTGGTTCGGAGCCATACAAACGGCATTTGCCGACCCTGATATCAAATGGGAAAATTCAAGCACCTTCAATATTGGGGTGGACCTTGGCGCCTGGCAGGATAAACTGACCTTCACCGCTGATTATTTCATCAAGAGGTCTACCGACGTATTACTGAACGTGCCTATTCCCGGTTCCACGGGTGCGGTAGGCAACCCGGTGGTCAATGCCGGAATCATTGAAAATCGCGGCCTGGAAGCTTCCCTGGGTTATTCGGGCGGAAAAGGCGACTTCAATTACGATGTTTACGGAACCATTTCAGCAATCAATAATGAAGTGGAGCGCCTGGGCACGGGCACTCAGCAGATCTTCGGAGGGCAGCCCACCCATCACGGCTCTTCCACCACCCTTACACAGGCCGGAGGCGAAGTGGGGGCTTTTTACCTGGTAAAAACGGATGGTATCTTTAATTCCGAAGAAGAGGTGCAGGCGCACAGCAAGAACGGGACCCTGATCCAGCCGAATGCTTCCCCCGGGGATATCCGCTTCGTGGATGCAAACGGTGACGGCAGTATTTCCGATGAAGACAGGGTGCATGCCGGAAGCGCTTTTCCTGATTTTACCTACGGGCTGGGCTTTAACGCCCAATGGAGGAATTTTGACCTGGGCCTCTTCTTCCAGGGAACGCAGGGGAACATGATCTATAACGGCTTCCGCCAGGACATAGACGGCATGAACCTGGAAATTAATTACTCGAAGGCAACCCTGAATGCCTGGACACCGGAAAACCATACGGATTTTCCCCGTGCAGTGATCAACGATCCTAATTATAATACCCGGACGTCCGACCGTTTCCTGGAAGACGGTTCTTATCTCCGCCTGAAGTCCCTGCAGCTGGGGTACCTTTTCCCGGCGCAGGCGCTGGAACGGATCGGGGCCGGATCCCTGCGGGTTTACCTGAGCTTTGATAATTTATTTACGATTACCGGCTACGACGGCTATAACCCGGACCTGGGCAGAACAGGTTCCATATTGAACAGGGGAGTGGATTACGGCCATGTGGCGTATCCGCTGGCCCGCACGGCCAACCTGGGTGTTCAACTGCAGTTTTAATCAACCGGTCATCTAAACGAAATGAAAATGAAAAAGATACTGATCACGCTGGTAGCCGGCCTGCTGCTGACTGCCTGCACGGAAGGCCTTTTAGACCTGAAAAATCCTAATCTGCTCACCACCGATACTTACTGGGAAACAAAAGACGATGTGATGAGTGCGTTCGCCGCCACCTATAGCCTGCTCCGGGATGTGAACGGAGGCTACTGGGGCGTTCGCGGCGTGGAACTGACCAACGGAAGGGGGGATGATTTCTTTATCCGGAACGACGTAAAGGACCTCTACCAGTTTTCCACCTTCACCAACGCGCCAGATAACGGAGTAGTGACCAATATATTCAATAACTGCTACCGGGGCATTTTCCGGTGCAACCAGATCCTTGAAAACATCGCGGAAATACCGATGAGCGAAGAAGAAAGGGCGCAGCTGATCGCGGAGGCGAAATTCCTGCGGGGGCTAAATTATTTCCACCTGGTCATTAATTTCGGGGACGTGCCTGTCCGCCTGCAAACTCCGCAAAGCCAGGAAGAATACTATGCTGCCAAATCACCTGCAGAAGAAGTATGGCAGCAGGTATTCCAGGACTTCAGCGAAGCTAAAGCCGGGCTGCCGCTGGAATATCCTGCGGAATGGACCGGCCGGGCTACCCGTGGAGCCGCGCTGGGTTATCTTGGGAAAGCCTATCTCTATCACGAGGACTGGGACAAGGCCGAAGCAGCCTTTAGCGAACTGATGCAGGCGCCTTACCAGTATGACTTGACGGCGGACTATGCGGATAATTTTACTGCGGAAAGGGAGAATAACGAAGAATCCGTCTTTGAGATACAGGTTCAGGACGTGGGCGGCACTAACCCCTGGGATGTAGGCAGCTCAAATGAAGCCCTTGGTGTGACTACGGCGCAGGAATTCGCGCCCGCGGAAGTGGCCGGCTGGTTCGAAGCTTATCCTACCGATAAAATATTCAACGCTTTCCAGGAAGAAAAAACACCGGGCGGCGATTTCGACAAGCGCATGTATGTGACCCTGGTTTGGGACTACCCCGGCGCCATGTACTACAACCGGCCTTTTTCGGAATTCAAATCGGAATTCGGCTTTCAATCCCGGTTCCGGAAGTACCAGAACTGGCAAAATGACAATGAAGGGCGCTTTATTTCTAATATTAACGAGCGGGCGCTTCGCTTTGCCGACATATTACTGATGTATGCCGAAGCGGTGACCATGCAGGGCAAGCCCCAGGAGGCCTACGAGCCGGTCAATCGCATCCGCCAACGCGCAGGGCTGTCCGTATTGCCTGCCGGCTTCGGAGAAGCGCAGATGATGGCCGAAATACAGCAGCAGCGCATGCTGGAATTCTGCCGGGAAGGGCTGCGGTTCTATGACCTGCGGCGCTGGGGCTTGCTGCAGGAGGAGATCATGAGCAGCGATAAAGTGGGCCGGCAATTCCTTAACGTGCAGAAGCATGCCTGGTTCCCTATTCCTCAGGCGGAACTGGACAATAATCCGGAAATGGAACAAAACCCGAATTGGTAAAGGCCCGGGCGTATGGGCTGTGAGACCTGAATAAAAATGCTTACAAGAAGAAACTTTCTAAAAAATGCCGGCGGTACAGGGGCGCTGGCCATGCTTCCCGCCCTGACGCTATCTGCTGAAGCAAACCGCCTTTCCGGTTCCGGGAAAACGGAAGAAGCACACGATGACCTCCTTGTTTCATTAAATGGCCCCTGGCTTTTTCGTACGGATCCGGACGATAGGGGAGATGCCGAAAAGTGGTATGAGCTAAACGAGACTTCACCCGATTGGGAAACCGTTTCCGTACCGCATACCTGGCAGGTTGACCAGCGTTATCATGATTACCTTGGGACGGCCTGGTACAGGAAGGTATTCACCGTGCCTGAAGACTGGATGACAAAGACCCTGCGCGTTGAATTTGAGGCGGTGTATCATTCGGCAAAGGTGTGGCTGAACGGGAAATATGCCGGGGAGCATTTGAGGAAAGGATATACTGCCTTTATGCTGGATCTTTCCGGCCTTATACGCCCGGGTGAAAATTACCTGGTGGTGCAGGCCGGCAACCGGTACGATGACCAGATGCTTCCTCGCAATAACTCTTATGATTGGGCCGCCGATGGCGGCATTACCCGCCCCGTAAGCCTGTATATTACCCCAAAAACGTATGCCGAAAATGTGCGGGTAACAGCCCTTCCCGACCTGGAGCAAGGGACAGCAACCATAAAAGTACAAACGCAAATAGCCAACACTCTGGAAGACAGGGCGCGGCTTTCGGTAACCTATGAGATCCTGGAAGATCGCGGCAACCGTTTGGTATTATCGTCGGGTGAACAGGTCCCGGTAGTATTAAGGGCGGGGGAACATAAAATTATTGAGTTTCCGGACCAGGTGCTGGAGAAACCGCTTTTATGGCATTTTGACTCGCCTAATCTTTATCATATCGTGGTCTCGTTAAGCATAGACGGGCGCGTAGTACATACCAAAAAGGACACGTTCGGTGTTCGCAAGATAGAGGTAAGGGATGCCGGATTCTACCTGAACGGTGAGCGTGTATGGCTCGCCGGCGTGGAACGAATGGCGGGAAGTCATCCCGAATACGGCATGGCCGAACCTGCTTCTTGGATCCGGCACGACCACGAGGATATGAAAAACCTGAACTGCATATTTACCCGCGTTCACTGGCAACAGGATAAAAGGGTGCTTGATTACTGTGACCGGCATGGCATGCTTATCCAGGTGGAAGTGCCTACCTGGGGCGGCGGAACGTTTAAAGGGATGAAAGAGGAACCGGACCAGGCTATTATGCAGAACGGTTTGGAGCAGCTGAAGGAGATGATCGGAAGAGAATATAATCGTCCTTCGGTATTTTCCTGGGGCTTATGCAATGAGATCGGCGGGCAAAACCCGCCTGCCTATAAATTTGCGGAAAATATGCTTAAGGAAGCCAAACGGCTGGACCCTTACCGGTTATGCGCTTACGCATCCAACACCCTGCATTATACTCCGGAAAAAGACGTCAGCAAGCTCATGGACTTTATCGAATGGAATGAATACCATGAAAGCTGGCTGGGCGGCGACACGGAAGACATGGAGAAAAATCTGCAAGCCATTCATAAGGCATTTCCGGACAAGCCGCTGGTGATCTCCGAATACGGATGGTGCCGGTGCGCCCCTGACCGTAAAGAAGGCGATGAAAAATTAATATCTATCCTGAAGCGTCACAATGCCATTTTCCGTAAGCATGATTATGTAGCGGGATTAATATTCTTCAGTTACAACGATTATCGTACCCACAGGGGCGACAAGGGCATTGGCATCCTGAAACAACGTGTGCATGGTGTTGTTGACCTCTACGGTTCAAGACATCCCTCGTATTATGCGCTGCAGGAGGAATCCAGCCCGGTGGAGTCGCTGGACGTGTCCTTCCATGACCAGGCGCTTCATGTTTCGATTGACACGCGAAAGCTGATACCTGCCTATACGCTGCGAAATTACCGCTTGCGGTGGATTGGCTACGCTGATCAGGACATTCCCCTGGAAACTGCTGAAATTACCCTTCCGGATATGAAGCCCGGCTATGCGGGAGCGTTCGAATTTAAAACAAGTTTGGCCGCATTTGAAAAAATTAAGGTCGAAGTGCTGCGCCCCACCGGATCCGTTGCGGCCCGCGCCCGGTTGCTGTTCAAGTGACCGGGTTTTTGCACGGTAGGAAAATAATCCATTATATTCCCAACATCCTCCATTTTCTGTCCCTCCCTTCACAGGTATCTTTAATTTAGATTATTAACCGCTAATCTAAACGTAAAAAAGAACCAGAACCGCCGCATTATCATGTGCTGACATAGCCCTGATACTTTTAAAAAAAACTAAACAATATATGAGCAAACTGTTACTGAAAAGAGCAAGGTGCATCTTATTCCTGGTCTGCTGTATGCTGTGCCGGGTAGCAGCGCCCGCGCTGGCCGATGCAGGAGACCTTTCTGTTAAGATCCGGGCCCAGGACCGGCAGATCACCGGAAAGCTTACCGATACCAGCGGAGCTGCCCTTCCCGGAGTTTCGGTGTCGGTAAAGAACAGCCCCGGTATGGGGACAAGTACCGACCTTAACGGCAAATATGTACTGGACGTGCCTGATGCAGGCGCTGTCCTGGTGTTTTCCCTGATGGGCTTTGAGACGCTGGAGGTCCCCGTGGGCGACCGGACGGTGATCAACGCGGAGCTGCAGGTTTCCACTTCCACACTGGAAGATGTAGTGGTCGTCGCCTTCGGGGAGCAAAAGAAGCAGGACGTAATCGGAGCGGTCACCACGGTGAACCCCTCTGAACTGAAAGTTCCTTCCAGCAACCTTACCACCGCGCTGGCCGGCCGCATTGCCGGAGTGATCGCCTACCAGCGAAGCGGGGAACCCGGCCAGGATAATGCCGACTTCTTTATTCGCGGTGTTACTACCTTCGGTTACAAGACCGATCCGCTGATCCTCATCGACGGGATTGAGCTTACTGCCACCGACCTGGCCCGGCTGCAGCCCGATGATGTGGCAAGCTTTTCCATCATGAAAGACGCTACTGCAACGGCCCTCTACGGCGCCCGGGGAGCTAACGGCGTGATCCTGGTCACCACCAAGGAAGGATCCGAAGGCAAGGCGCGTGTATCTTTCCGTTTGGAAAATTCTATTTCCACGCCTACGCAAAATGTGGAGCTGGCGGATCCCATCACTTATATGAAATTGCACAACGAGGCCATGCTGCTGTACAATCCTCTGCTCAAGCTGCCTTACAGCCAGAAGCAGATCGATAATACGGCCGCGGGAACCAATCCTTACGCTTACCCGGCAACTAATTGGCGGGATGCGCTTTTTAAGGATTATACCATGAACCAGCGGGCAAATTTCAGTGTCGGCGGCGGCGGGAAAGTAGCGCGCTATTACCTGGCCGGTACCTTTAACCAGGATAACGGCGTGCTGGAAGTGGACGGCAGGAATAATTTCAATAATAATATAGATCTGAAAAGCTATCTGCTGCGGTCCAACGTGAATATCAACCTTACTAGTACCACAGAAGTTGGCGTAAAGTTATACGGTACCTTCGATGATTATACCGGTCCCATTAACGGCGGAGCGGATCTGTACCGCGGAGTGATGAGAACAAACCCGGTCCGTTTTCCCGCTTATTTTCCGGTGGATGAAAGCCACCAGTATGTGCGTCATATCATGTTCGGGAATTATGACCTGGGGGCCAGCTACCTGAATCCTTATGCGGAGATGGTAAAGGGATACAAGGAGTATTCCAGTTCATTGATGATGGCCCAGTTCGAACTGAAACAGGATTTGTCGGTAATTACACCCGGGCTTTCCCTGCAGGGGATGATCAATACCAACCGGCGTTCATATTATGATGTTTCCAGGTTTTACGAGCCCTTCTACTACCAGATGGGTACCTATGATAAAAGCAAGAACAGCTATACGATCACCCAGCTCAATGAGAACGAGGGAACGGATTACCTCGATTATGAGGAAGGAGATAAGCTGGTGACCTCTACCTCTTATGTACAGGCTTCAGCCAATTACACGCATACTTTCGCCGAGAAACATGGCGTGAGCGGCATGCTCGTGTTCATGATGAATAATATCGTCGATGCAAATTCCGGTAACCTTCAAACCTCCCTTCCGCATCGTAACCTGGGATTGTCGGGACGTTTTACCTATTCCTATGACAGCCGTTACTTCGGCGAGTTTAATTTTGGCTATAATGGTTCGGAGCGGTTTTACAAGGATAAGCGCTTCGGCTTTTTCCCGTCGGGAGGAGTAGCCTGGTACGTATCCAATGAAGATTTCTGGGAACCGGTGAAAGAGGTTGTTTCCAATTTGAAACTAAGGGCAACGTACGGCCTTGTCGGGAACGACGCCATCGGACGCGCGGAAGACCGTTTCTTTTACCTCTCCAATGTAGAGATGAATGATGACGGCAGGGGAGCGACATTTGGGACCAATTACGACTATATTCGTTCAGGAGTATCTATCTCCCGGTATGATAACAGGGATATTACCTGGGAAACCGCGCTTAAAACCAATATCGGAATTGAGATCGGGCTCTTTGAAAAGGTGAATATCGTGGCAGATATCTTCCATGAAGACCGGACCAATATTCTCATGGCACGCTCTTTTATTCCTACCACTATGGGATTGTCTTCGGATGTGTATGCCAACCTTGGGGAAGCCTCGTCCAGGGGAATTGATCTTTCCATCGATTACCAGCACTTTATAAATAATGATTTCTGGGTACAGGCACGTGGTAATTTTACCTATTCCACGAGCGAGTACGAGGTTTATGAGGAGCCTGTTTATCAAGAGGGCTACCTGTCGCATGAAGGATATTCCTTAAACCAGCAATGGGGTTATATTGCCGAACGCCTGTTCGTGGATGAACTGGAGATCCTTAATTCGCCAAGGCAGAATTTCGGGGAATACCATGCCGGGGACATTAAATACCGGGATGTGAACGGCGACGGGCAGATCACCACCCGCGACCAGGTACCCATTGGCTATCCCACGGTCCCGGAAATCGTTTATGGTTTTGGTTTTTCTACCGGCTACAAGAATTTCGATTTCTCCGCTTTCTTCCAGGGGCTGGCCAGGGAATCTTTCTGGATCGATGTGAACGCTACCGCGCCGTTTGTGTCTTACCGGTCGCCAGGTGAAGTTAGCGCAGGCCTGTACAGCGGTTACACCCTGGAAAACCAACTGCTCAGGGCTTATGCAAATGATTACTGGTCGGAAGACGACCGGGACATTTACGCCCTTTGGCCCCGCCTTTCTGCAACCAATGACCTGCTTAATAACAATGCCCAGAAAAATACCTGGTTTATGCGTAACGGCGCT is a window from the Anseongella ginsenosidimutans genome containing:
- a CDS encoding RagB/SusD family nutrient uptake outer membrane protein — encoded protein: MKKILITLVAGLLLTACTEGLLDLKNPNLLTTDTYWETKDDVMSAFAATYSLLRDVNGGYWGVRGVELTNGRGDDFFIRNDVKDLYQFSTFTNAPDNGVVTNIFNNCYRGIFRCNQILENIAEIPMSEEERAQLIAEAKFLRGLNYFHLVINFGDVPVRLQTPQSQEEYYAAKSPAEEVWQQVFQDFSEAKAGLPLEYPAEWTGRATRGAALGYLGKAYLYHEDWDKAEAAFSELMQAPYQYDLTADYADNFTAERENNEESVFEIQVQDVGGTNPWDVGSSNEALGVTTAQEFAPAEVAGWFEAYPTDKIFNAFQEEKTPGGDFDKRMYVTLVWDYPGAMYYNRPFSEFKSEFGFQSRFRKYQNWQNDNEGRFISNINERALRFADILLMYAEAVTMQGKPQEAYEPVNRIRQRAGLSVLPAGFGEAQMMAEIQQQRMLEFCREGLRFYDLRRWGLLQEEIMSSDKVGRQFLNVQKHAWFPIPQAELDNNPEMEQNPNW
- a CDS encoding sugar-binding domain-containing protein is translated as MLTRRNFLKNAGGTGALAMLPALTLSAEANRLSGSGKTEEAHDDLLVSLNGPWLFRTDPDDRGDAEKWYELNETSPDWETVSVPHTWQVDQRYHDYLGTAWYRKVFTVPEDWMTKTLRVEFEAVYHSAKVWLNGKYAGEHLRKGYTAFMLDLSGLIRPGENYLVVQAGNRYDDQMLPRNNSYDWAADGGITRPVSLYITPKTYAENVRVTALPDLEQGTATIKVQTQIANTLEDRARLSVTYEILEDRGNRLVLSSGEQVPVVLRAGEHKIIEFPDQVLEKPLLWHFDSPNLYHIVVSLSIDGRVVHTKKDTFGVRKIEVRDAGFYLNGERVWLAGVERMAGSHPEYGMAEPASWIRHDHEDMKNLNCIFTRVHWQQDKRVLDYCDRHGMLIQVEVPTWGGGTFKGMKEEPDQAIMQNGLEQLKEMIGREYNRPSVFSWGLCNEIGGQNPPAYKFAENMLKEAKRLDPYRLCAYASNTLHYTPEKDVSKLMDFIEWNEYHESWLGGDTEDMEKNLQAIHKAFPDKPLVISEYGWCRCAPDRKEGDEKLISILKRHNAIFRKHDYVAGLIFFSYNDYRTHRGDKGIGILKQRVHGVVDLYGSRHPSYYALQEESSPVESLDVSFHDQALHVSIDTRKLIPAYTLRNYRLRWIGYADQDIPLETAEITLPDMKPGYAGAFEFKTSLAAFEKIKVEVLRPTGSVAARARLLFK
- a CDS encoding SusC/RagA family TonB-linked outer membrane protein, translated to MSKLLLKRARCILFLVCCMLCRVAAPALADAGDLSVKIRAQDRQITGKLTDTSGAALPGVSVSVKNSPGMGTSTDLNGKYVLDVPDAGAVLVFSLMGFETLEVPVGDRTVINAELQVSTSTLEDVVVVAFGEQKKQDVIGAVTTVNPSELKVPSSNLTTALAGRIAGVIAYQRSGEPGQDNADFFIRGVTTFGYKTDPLILIDGIELTATDLARLQPDDVASFSIMKDATATALYGARGANGVILVTTKEGSEGKARVSFRLENSISTPTQNVELADPITYMKLHNEAMLLYNPLLKLPYSQKQIDNTAAGTNPYAYPATNWRDALFKDYTMNQRANFSVGGGGKVARYYLAGTFNQDNGVLEVDGRNNFNNNIDLKSYLLRSNVNINLTSTTEVGVKLYGTFDDYTGPINGGADLYRGVMRTNPVRFPAYFPVDESHQYVRHIMFGNYDLGASYLNPYAEMVKGYKEYSSSLMMAQFELKQDLSVITPGLSLQGMINTNRRSYYDVSRFYEPFYYQMGTYDKSKNSYTITQLNENEGTDYLDYEEGDKLVTSTSYVQASANYTHTFAEKHGVSGMLVFMMNNIVDANSGNLQTSLPHRNLGLSGRFTYSYDSRYFGEFNFGYNGSERFYKDKRFGFFPSGGVAWYVSNEDFWEPVKEVVSNLKLRATYGLVGNDAIGRAEDRFFYLSNVEMNDDGRGATFGTNYDYIRSGVSISRYDNRDITWETALKTNIGIEIGLFEKVNIVADIFHEDRTNILMARSFIPTTMGLSSDVYANLGEASSRGIDLSIDYQHFINNDFWVQARGNFTYSTSEYEVYEEPVYQEGYLSHEGYSLNQQWGYIAERLFVDELEILNSPRQNFGEYHAGDIKYRDVNGDGQITTRDQVPIGYPTVPEIVYGFGFSTGYKNFDFSAFFQGLARESFWIDVNATAPFVSYRSPGEVSAGLYSGYTLENQLLRAYANDYWSEDDRDIYALWPRLSATNDLLNNNAQKNTWFMRNGAFIRLKTVELGYTLPQRITERWKVEKTRIYLSGINLLTFSDFDLWDIEMAGQGLGYPLQKVYNIGVQVSF